In a single window of the Pelagibacterium sp. 26DY04 genome:
- the pcaQ gene encoding pca operon transcription factor PcaQ has protein sequence MPSIDPRIKLRHLACFIETNRQGGVLPAAEALGLTQPAVSKSLAELEAILGVALFDRSRRKLALTDFGALFLRHANAAIGALRQGIDSVSAARSADAVVRLGALPTVEVEVVPQAVARFSAGPLACRVHVESGPSPHLLSLLRAGAIDFVVGRMPAPEVMAGLSFEHLYSEPLVLAVRPGHPLLGDPEPTLRTIEPFPALVPPREAIIRPTVESILLAAGIARLPREIETVSNSFSRAYALLTDAVWFISRSVVAADLETGALVALPIDMTASFGAIGITTRGGSELDLPTAALVASVREVVENR, from the coding sequence ATGCCCTCCATCGACCCCCGCATAAAACTCCGCCACCTCGCCTGCTTCATTGAAACCAACCGTCAGGGCGGCGTTCTCCCCGCTGCCGAAGCCCTGGGCCTCACCCAGCCGGCGGTTTCCAAATCCCTTGCCGAACTCGAAGCCATCCTCGGGGTCGCGCTGTTCGATCGCTCCCGCCGCAAGCTGGCCCTCACCGATTTCGGCGCCCTGTTCCTGCGCCATGCCAATGCCGCCATCGGCGCCTTGCGGCAGGGGATCGATTCCGTCTCGGCCGCCCGCAGCGCCGATGCGGTGGTCCGTCTCGGCGCGCTGCCCACGGTAGAGGTCGAAGTGGTCCCCCAGGCGGTCGCCCGCTTTTCGGCCGGCCCGCTCGCCTGCCGCGTGCATGTGGAAAGCGGCCCCAGTCCGCACCTGCTGAGCCTGCTGCGCGCCGGGGCCATCGATTTCGTCGTCGGCCGCATGCCCGCTCCCGAGGTTATGGCCGGCCTCTCGTTCGAGCATCTTTATTCCGAGCCCCTCGTCCTCGCCGTCCGCCCCGGCCACCCGCTGCTGGGCGACCCCGAGCCCACCCTGCGCACCATCGAGCCGTTCCCCGCGCTCGTTCCCCCGCGCGAGGCCATCATCCGCCCCACCGTCGAATCCATCCTCCTTGCCGCCGGCATCGCCCGCCTGCCGCGCGAGATCGAAACGGTCTCCAACTCGTTCTCCCGCGCCTACGCACTGTTGACCGATGCGGTCTGGTTCATCTCCCGATCGGTCGTCGCCGCCGATCTTGAAACCGGTGCGCTGGTCGCGCTCCCCATCGATATGACCGCCAGCTTCGGCGCCATCGGCATCACCACCCGTGGCGGGAGCGAGCTGGACCTGCCCACCGCCGC
- a CDS encoding CoA-transferase, producing the protein MSKVMPLEQAVRENLKDGDIVAFEGFTHLIPHAAGHEVIRQGFKDLTLIRMTPDVIYDQMIGMGMAKKVIFSYAGNPGVGLLRRMRDAIENGYPRAIETVEHSHAAMANAYAAGAAGLPCAVFRGYKGADLPKVNPDIKSITCPYTGEELATVPAHNPDVAFIHAQKASEKGDVLIEGIVGVQKEVALAAKRVVVTVEEVVPDFDDLHPNLTILPHWTVDAIAVVKGGAHPSYTHGYYARDNAAYLEWNEISADRELFAKWMDDNVLNATPEVFAERVKGL; encoded by the coding sequence ATGAGCAAGGTGATGCCGCTTGAGCAGGCGGTGCGGGAAAATCTCAAGGATGGGGATATTGTCGCCTTTGAGGGGTTCACGCATCTGATCCCGCATGCGGCGGGGCATGAGGTGATCCGGCAGGGGTTCAAGGATCTGACCCTGATCCGCATGACGCCCGATGTGATCTATGACCAGATGATCGGCATGGGGATGGCCAAGAAGGTCATCTTCTCTTACGCGGGCAATCCGGGCGTGGGGCTGTTGCGGCGGATGCGGGATGCCATCGAGAACGGGTATCCGCGGGCAATCGAGACCGTGGAGCACTCGCACGCGGCGATGGCGAACGCCTATGCGGCCGGCGCGGCGGGGCTGCCTTGCGCGGTGTTTCGCGGATACAAGGGCGCCGACCTGCCCAAGGTCAATCCCGACATCAAGTCGATCACCTGCCCTTATACGGGCGAGGAACTGGCGACGGTGCCGGCGCACAACCCGGACGTCGCGTTCATCCATGCGCAGAAGGCGAGCGAAAAGGGCGACGTGCTGATCGAGGGGATCGTGGGCGTGCAGAAGGAAGTGGCGCTGGCGGCCAAGCGCGTGGTGGTGACCGTCGAGGAGGTGGTGCCGGACTTCGATGACTTGCATCCCAACCTCACCATCCTGCCGCACTGGACGGTGGATGCGATCGCCGTGGTCAAGGGCGGGGCGCATCCCTCCTATACGCATGGCTATTACGCGCGCGACAATGCGGCCTATCTCGAATGGAACGAGATTTCCGCCGATCGCGAACTGTTCGCCAAATGGATGGACGACAACGTTCTGAACGCGACGCCCGAGGTGTTCGCCGAACGCGTGAAGGGGCTTTGA